The following is a genomic window from Gammaproteobacteria bacterium.
GGAGCCGCCCGTGAGCCTTGCCAACCGTGCGTTGCCGCTGATCGAGCTGCTCGAGGCCGCGGTGGAGCGGCATGCCGACGTGATGTGGGAGAGCTGACGCGGCCCACGCGAACGGGATTGCGGCGCCCGTCCGTGGACTCCGACGACGGCTCCGGCCCCGATGCGCGGGAGCGCGGCCGGCTCAGCCCCGATCCAGCATCAGCGGAATGATCAAGTCTTCCTCGTCGTCGAGGTGGCGCGCGAGCCGGCGAATCAGCAGCAGGCTCGCGTCCGAGTAGCGCTCGGCCGCGCCGCGCACGTGGTGGCGATCGTGCTCGGATGCCGCGACGGCGCCGAGCAGTGCGTTGACCGCTTCCACGACCGCCGCCATTCCCGCGTGCAGCGTCTGGTGATCGCGCTCGAGCGTCTCGAAGCCTCGCGCGAGGCTCGGCTCGGCCGCTCGAAAATATGGGAAGTAGTGAAAATCTTCGATCTGATGGTGGCCGTGCAGATGCGCAAGCAGATTCTGCAATGCGGGCGCGGTGCTCGCCGCGAATCGCCGCGCGTCGAGCCGCTCGGCCCGGTATTCGGCGGCCAAGGACTCGAGCGCATCGCACTGGCGGCGAAACGCGTCGTGCCGTTCCAGCCAGAACTGCGCGATCGCGGAGCCGCGCGCTCTCCAGGTTTCGCGCGGATACCGCCGCAGCAGGTCGAGAAGCTCCTCCGGCCAGCCCGCGCGCTCGTCGATGTCCAAGCTCAATCGATCACCCGTGACGCAACGGACGTCCGAGCAGGCGAGCGAAAGTCTCGCCGCCGGACGGGTCGACGGATTCTGCCAGAACCAAGGCGCCGGGGTGCCGTGCGACGTCGGAGAGAAGGGAGAGGCAAGAGCGACGGCGCATCGGGGGAAAATCGGGGGGGAGACGATTTGGACGCGGCCGCCGCTCCTGCCCATATCGGCATGAGCAAGGATCGTGCCATCGTCCGCGCGCTCACGGCTGCGATGGTGTGCCCGGCTCGTCGGCCGGCGCGATCATCTCGAGCGCGCTCTGGGACGTGCGTGCGAGCATGACGAACGGCTCCTGCTCCTCCGGCGGGCGCGCGCGCCGCAGCCGCATTCGCACGAGGATGAAGACCGCAAGGGCGCTCTGCATCGCCGCGAGGAACCCAAGATATCCATACCCGGCGAGATATTGGATCAGCGGTCCGGCGAGCAGCGGCCCCGCGGCGGCGCCGATGCCGTAGACGAGCAGCAGGCCGCTCGCGGTCGCGACGAAATCGGCCGGCGCCGCGAAATCGTTCGCGTGGGCCACGCAGAGCGGGTAGAGGCTGAATGCGCCGCCGC
Proteins encoded in this region:
- a CDS encoding hemerythrin domain-containing protein codes for the protein MSLDIDERAGWPEELLDLLRRYPRETWRARGSAIAQFWLERHDAFRRQCDALESLAAEYRAERLDARRFAASTAPALQNLLAHLHGHHQIEDFHYFPYFRAAEPSLARGFETLERDHQTLHAGMAAVVEAVNALLGAVAASEHDRHHVRGAAERYSDASLLLIRRLARHLDDEEDLIIPLMLDRG